The following are from one region of the Sulfurimicrobium lacus genome:
- a CDS encoding DUF4390 domain-containing protein — protein MMAFITPFSPNFRVFVAALLLAFAAGVHAESGIQVKAAELDLEEEVYQLKADFEVNFSQAVEDALNKGVPLNFTVEFELNRPRWYWLDESIASAQQQIRISYHALTKQYRLQVHEQQQKSFATLAELKTELGHIQEWKVVERAQLRKRYSYEARLRMKLDLSQLPKPLQVNALTSKDWNMESDWYRWTLTP, from the coding sequence ATGATGGCTTTTATTACGCCCTTCTCGCCAAACTTTAGAGTTTTTGTCGCCGCGCTGCTGCTGGCCTTTGCTGCCGGGGTGCACGCCGAAAGCGGGATCCAGGTCAAGGCGGCCGAACTGGATCTGGAGGAAGAGGTTTACCAGCTCAAGGCCGATTTCGAGGTGAATTTCAGCCAGGCGGTGGAGGACGCCCTGAACAAGGGCGTCCCGCTCAATTTTACGGTCGAATTCGAGCTCAACCGGCCGCGCTGGTACTGGCTCGATGAAAGCATTGCCAGCGCCCAGCAGCAGATTCGCATCAGCTATCATGCCCTGACCAAGCAATACCGCCTGCAGGTGCATGAGCAGCAGCAGAAGTCTTTCGCCACCCTGGCGGAGCTGAAGACGGAACTGGGCCATATTCAGGAGTGGAAGGTGGTGGAGCGCGCCCAGCTGCGCAAGCGATACAGCTATGAAGCGCGTCTGCGCATGAAGCTGGACTTGTCCCAATTGCCGAAACCATTGCAGGTAAACGCCCTGACCTCCAAAGACTGGAATATGGAATCCGACTGGTATCGCTGGACTTTGACACCCTGA
- a CDS encoding sensor histidine kinase, producing MKYVVFLAVALGTVLLFLLSRASSNTAAFSQNYTLLLVLNLGVAVSLMGLIGYQLWVLWKKLKARVFGTKLTLRMLWMFALMALLPGTLVYGVSVQFLSKSIESWFDVRVDNALEGGLSLGQSVLDNLLQDLVKKGEVMALALAENPSSDHLTQLNRLREQVGVQEATLFSGRGKMLATASSEHSSFLPELLTAAVQRQVRQQQPYTEIETVPGKGLYLHVVVPVNVLTLSEDMRILQLMQPVPERLSKDAETVQAVYRDYQELSFSRQGLKRIYGMTLTLTLLLALLSAIALAFVLSEKLSAPLGLLAESTRAIAKGDFTQINPVQSRDELGALTLSFNRMTRQLADASAAVEKKQQQLEGAKIYLESILAHLSSGVLTFDEKFHLRAANPRAGEILGSDLSALRGLPLPAWGSREIALQPLAHAVAEQFELSTDKEWRKQIEFSSPTENRMLLVRGTHLPGTVDNGYVVVFDDITHLLQAQRDAAWGEVARRLAHEIKNPLTPIQLSAERLEHKLADKLSAPDAEVLTRSTQTIVNQVAALKSMVDAFAEYARSPQLNLQALDLNQLVREVLALYESSGARIEVALAGDLPLINGDATLLRQVMHNLLRNAEDALSGAPQPEIAVRTEKDGNRVRFTIADNGSGFPEQLMGRLFEPYVTTKSKGTGLGLAIVKKIVEEHHGMIQAQNIEPHGARVSIQFPCSGEAV from the coding sequence ATGAAATATGTAGTATTTCTGGCGGTTGCATTAGGTACGGTACTGCTTTTCCTGTTGTCCCGTGCCAGTAGCAACACCGCCGCCTTCTCCCAGAACTACACCCTGTTGTTGGTGCTTAACCTCGGTGTGGCGGTTTCGCTGATGGGGTTGATCGGCTACCAGCTTTGGGTGTTGTGGAAGAAGCTCAAGGCACGGGTATTCGGCACCAAGCTCACGCTGCGCATGCTGTGGATGTTTGCGCTCATGGCGCTGCTGCCGGGCACGCTGGTATATGGCGTGTCGGTGCAGTTTCTCAGCAAGAGTATCGAATCCTGGTTTGACGTGCGCGTCGACAATGCGCTGGAAGGCGGCCTGAGCCTGGGCCAGAGCGTGCTCGACAACCTGCTCCAGGACCTGGTGAAAAAGGGCGAGGTGATGGCCTTGGCTTTGGCGGAGAATCCTTCCAGCGACCATCTGACCCAGCTCAACCGCTTGCGCGAACAGGTCGGGGTGCAGGAGGCAACGCTGTTCAGCGGGCGCGGCAAGATGCTGGCAACCGCAAGCAGCGAACACAGCAGTTTCCTGCCGGAGCTGCTCACCGCCGCGGTCCAGCGCCAAGTGCGGCAGCAGCAGCCGTACACCGAGATCGAGACGGTTCCCGGCAAAGGTCTGTATTTGCATGTCGTGGTGCCCGTCAACGTACTGACCCTGAGCGAAGACATGCGCATTCTGCAGTTGATGCAGCCGGTGCCAGAGCGGCTGTCCAAGGACGCCGAAACGGTGCAGGCGGTGTACCGCGATTACCAGGAACTGTCCTTTTCGCGCCAGGGGCTCAAGCGAATTTACGGCATGACCCTGACCCTGACCCTGCTGCTGGCGCTGTTGTCGGCGATCGCACTGGCTTTCGTGCTGTCGGAAAAGCTTTCCGCCCCGCTCGGCCTTTTGGCGGAAAGCACGCGCGCCATCGCCAAGGGGGACTTTACCCAGATCAATCCGGTGCAAAGCCGCGACGAGCTGGGCGCGCTGACCCTTTCCTTCAACCGCATGACGCGCCAGCTGGCCGACGCCAGCGCGGCGGTGGAGAAAAAACAGCAGCAACTCGAGGGCGCCAAGATCTATCTCGAAAGCATCCTCGCCCACCTGTCGTCCGGCGTGCTGACTTTCGACGAGAAATTCCACCTGCGCGCCGCCAATCCGCGTGCCGGCGAGATACTGGGGTCCGACCTGAGCGCTTTGCGCGGACTGCCGTTGCCGGCCTGGGGTAGCCGTGAAATCGCATTGCAGCCCTTGGCGCATGCCGTGGCCGAGCAATTCGAGCTGTCCACCGACAAGGAATGGCGCAAGCAGATCGAGTTTTCCAGCCCGACTGAAAATCGCATGCTGCTGGTACGCGGAACGCATTTGCCGGGCACGGTCGACAACGGTTACGTGGTGGTATTCGACGATATAACCCATTTGCTGCAAGCCCAGCGCGATGCGGCCTGGGGCGAAGTGGCGCGGCGCCTGGCGCATGAGATCAAGAATCCGCTCACTCCCATTCAGCTTTCTGCGGAACGGCTGGAACACAAACTGGCGGACAAGCTGAGCGCGCCGGATGCCGAAGTGCTGACCCGTTCCACCCAAACTATCGTGAATCAGGTTGCTGCGCTGAAAAGTATGGTGGATGCCTTTGCCGAGTATGCGCGCTCGCCGCAGCTCAATTTGCAGGCTCTCGATCTCAACCAGCTGGTGCGCGAGGTGCTGGCCCTTTATGAAAGCTCCGGCGCGCGCATCGAAGTGGCGCTGGCGGGCGACCTGCCGCTCATAAACGGCGACGCCACACTGTTGCGCCAGGTGATGCACAACCTGCTGCGCAATGCCGAGGACGCTCTGTCGGGCGCGCCCCAACCCGAGATTGCCGTGCGTACCGAGAAGGATGGCAACCGGGTGCGGTTTACCATCGCGGACAACGGCAGCGGCTTCCCAGAGCAGCTCATGGGCCGCCTGTTCGAGCCCTACGTCACCACCAAATCCAAGGGCACGGGCCTGGGGCTGGCGATAGTGAAGAAAATCGTGGAGGAACATCACGGCATGATCCAGGCGCAAAATATCGAACCACATGGGGCGCGCGTGAGCATCCAGTTTCCTTGTTCAGGAGAAGCGGTCTAA
- a CDS encoding tetratricopeptide repeat protein has protein sequence MSLPIIQNLEKMLASGKDSALLRFSLGNEYLKLGEPEKAASHLQHAVALDPGYSAAWKLLGKALVAAGRQEEALGAYRQGIAVAESKGDRQAVKEMTVFARRIEKHLGASTDGPESE, from the coding sequence ATGAGCCTTCCCATCATTCAGAACCTGGAAAAAATGCTTGCTTCCGGCAAGGACAGCGCCCTGCTCCGCTTCAGCCTGGGTAACGAATACCTGAAACTTGGCGAGCCCGAAAAGGCGGCGAGCCATCTGCAACATGCGGTCGCGCTTGATCCCGGCTACTCGGCGGCGTGGAAGCTGCTGGGCAAGGCGCTGGTGGCGGCCGGGCGCCAGGAAGAAGCGCTCGGCGCCTACCGACAGGGCATCGCGGTTGCCGAGAGCAAGGGCGACCGGCAGGCGGTCAAGGAAATGACGGTGTTTGCGCGGCGTATCGAAAAGCACTTGGGCGCGTCGACCGACGGCCCGGAAAGCGAATAG
- a CDS encoding TrkH family potassium uptake protein: MKKVLPIVHVLGLVTMLFSLTMLAPLMVSWGLKDGAVSAYDESVAVTFISGLIAWAGTNRFKRELKIRDGFLLVVLIWSSLAAFATIPLLVQIPDLSFTDAYFETVSGLTTTGATVLSDLDKLPPSINFWRTELVWLGGMGLIVLAVAVLPLLGIGGRQLYKAETPGPMKDSQLTPRITETAKGLWLVYAAITLACILSLRAAGMTWLDAVMHAFSTMGLGGFSSHDASFGYFNSPSIEAVTIVFMLIAGINFATHFMVWRGKSFAPYRRDPEAGLFLGVTLTSVLGIALYLWQMGVYPDFLTALRFASFNTVSIATTTGFATTDFNQWPIFAPLWMLFLSSFASSSGSTGGGIKMIRAQLLYKQVYREMKKLLHPDGVVLTKLGGQVIPNKIIYAVLAFLFIYVASIVSMTLVLTASGLDVISSFSAVVACINNTGPGLNQVGPATTFAVLTDFQTWVCTFAMLLGRLELFTLLIVFTPAFWRK; this comes from the coding sequence ATGAAAAAGGTTCTTCCCATCGTTCATGTGCTGGGCCTGGTGACCATGTTGTTCAGCCTGACCATGCTGGCGCCGTTGATGGTGTCCTGGGGGCTTAAGGATGGCGCGGTCTCCGCCTACGATGAATCTGTTGCGGTAACCTTTATCTCCGGGTTGATTGCCTGGGCAGGGACCAATCGTTTCAAGCGCGAACTCAAGATTCGCGACGGTTTCCTGCTGGTAGTGCTGATCTGGTCTTCCCTGGCGGCCTTTGCGACCATTCCTTTGTTGGTTCAGATCCCCGACCTGAGCTTTACCGACGCTTACTTCGAAACCGTGTCCGGACTTACCACCACTGGCGCGACGGTGCTTTCCGATCTCGACAAACTCCCGCCGTCGATCAATTTCTGGCGCACGGAGCTGGTCTGGCTTGGCGGCATGGGGCTCATCGTGCTGGCCGTGGCGGTGTTGCCGTTGCTGGGTATCGGCGGGCGACAACTGTACAAGGCGGAAACGCCGGGGCCGATGAAAGACAGTCAACTGACCCCGCGCATTACGGAAACAGCCAAAGGCTTGTGGCTGGTGTATGCCGCCATTACACTGGCGTGTATCCTGTCCCTGCGGGCGGCAGGGATGACCTGGCTGGATGCGGTGATGCACGCCTTCTCCACCATGGGTCTGGGTGGCTTTTCCTCTCACGATGCCAGTTTCGGCTACTTCAATTCACCGTCGATCGAGGCTGTCACGATCGTGTTCATGCTGATTGCCGGCATCAATTTCGCCACCCATTTCATGGTTTGGCGCGGCAAGAGCTTCGCCCCCTATCGCCGTGACCCCGAGGCCGGACTGTTCCTCGGCGTAACGCTGACCAGCGTGCTCGGCATCGCTTTGTATCTGTGGCAAATGGGGGTCTACCCCGATTTTCTTACGGCGCTGCGTTTTGCCAGCTTCAATACGGTGTCCATCGCCACCACCACCGGTTTCGCCACCACCGATTTCAACCAGTGGCCGATTTTCGCACCATTGTGGATGCTTTTTTTGAGCAGCTTCGCTTCCAGTTCCGGCTCCACCGGCGGCGGTATCAAGATGATCCGCGCCCAGTTGCTCTACAAGCAGGTGTACCGGGAAATGAAAAAGCTGCTGCACCCGGACGGGGTCGTGCTTACCAAACTGGGTGGCCAGGTCATTCCGAACAAGATTATTTACGCCGTGCTGGCATTTCTCTTCATCTATGTGGCGAGCATCGTGTCCATGACCCTGGTGCTGACCGCCTCCGGGCTTGACGTGATCAGTTCCTTCTCCGCCGTGGTGGCGTGCATCAATAATACCGGGCCGGGCCTGAACCAAGTGGGTCCGGCAACGACATTTGCGGTGCTCACGGACTTTCAGACCTGGGTGTGTACCTTTGCCATGTTGCTGGGGCGCCTGGAACTGTTTACCCTGCTGATCGTGTTCACCCCCGCTTTCTGGCGCAAATGA
- the htpX gene encoding zinc metalloprotease HtpX produces MLENWFKTTILMAAIVALFGVIGAALGGQSGMLLALLFAGGMNVWAYWFSDQAVLKMYNAREVDESSAPQFYRMVRELAHNAGLPMPRVYVIDEDQPNAFATGRDPQHAAVAATSGIMRVLSERELRGVMAHELAHVKHRDTLISTISASIAGAISAIAQFGMFFGGNRDGERNVNPVLAILIMIMAPIAAALIQMAISRSREFEADRGGAEISRDPRALAAALEKIHRYAQGLPMAAAEQHPETAQMMIINPLSGDGIKSLFSTHPATEERVARLVAMAQSGA; encoded by the coding sequence ATGTTGGAAAACTGGTTCAAGACTACCATTCTGATGGCGGCCATCGTGGCCCTGTTCGGCGTGATTGGCGCGGCTTTGGGCGGCCAGTCCGGGATGCTGCTCGCGCTGCTGTTCGCCGGGGGCATGAACGTTTGGGCCTACTGGTTCTCGGACCAGGCCGTTCTCAAGATGTACAACGCCCGGGAAGTGGATGAATCCAGTGCGCCGCAGTTTTACCGCATGGTCCGCGAACTGGCCCACAACGCCGGCCTGCCCATGCCGCGCGTGTATGTGATCGACGAGGATCAGCCCAATGCCTTTGCCACCGGGCGTGATCCACAACATGCGGCCGTGGCGGCCACCAGCGGCATCATGCGCGTCCTGTCGGAACGCGAACTGCGCGGCGTGATGGCTCATGAACTGGCCCACGTCAAACACCGGGATACCCTGATTTCCACCATTTCCGCCAGTATCGCCGGCGCCATTTCCGCCATCGCCCAGTTCGGCATGTTCTTCGGCGGCAACCGTGACGGCGAGCGCAACGTAAATCCGGTGCTGGCGATCCTGATCATGATCATGGCGCCGATCGCCGCCGCCCTGATTCAGATGGCGATCTCGCGCTCGCGCGAATTCGAGGCGGATCGCGGCGGAGCTGAAATTTCCCGCGATCCGCGCGCGCTCGCCGCCGCTCTGGAGAAAATTCACCGCTATGCGCAGGGGCTGCCCATGGCGGCTGCCGAGCAACACCCGGAAACGGCGCAGATGATGATCATCAACCCGCTCTCCGGCGACGGCATCAAGAGCCTGTTCAGCACCCACCCTGCTACTGAAGAACGGGTCGCTCGCCTGGTGGCGATGGCACAGTCCGGTGCTTGA
- a CDS encoding sigma-54-dependent transcriptional regulator, whose translation MNTNQILVVDDEAGIRELLREILEDEGYQVRLAENATAARAVRAEGRPDMVLLDIWMPDSDGITLLKEWASSGLLTMPVVMMSGHGTIDTAVEATRIGAFDFLEKPVALQKLLATVKRALKRGEADFRGGLGLSSLGNSAMINELQKRLEQVANLATPLLLLGEKGAGAELCARFLHQANTPLVVPETSVWLAEDPLEVLEQARDGVLFVTEIATLNKLEQKGLLFVLGRLEKSNVRLVCAASEPLPLLVEEGRFDAGLFQALCGLTLSVPALREHREDVPELANRILAQYVEAKEAPPRHFSVAALNALRNENWPGNLPQLNNVVKTLALTSLNEEITPQDVNRVLAQFATPAVAETLPGLPLDLPLREVRDMFERAYFEHHIAKAGGNMSRVAENVGLERTHLYRKLKQLGVRFSRKTEE comes from the coding sequence ATGAATACCAACCAGATTCTGGTGGTGGATGACGAGGCGGGCATCCGCGAACTGTTGCGCGAAATCCTGGAGGACGAAGGCTATCAGGTGCGCCTCGCGGAAAATGCCACGGCGGCTCGCGCCGTGCGTGCCGAGGGCCGTCCGGACATGGTGTTGCTCGACATCTGGATGCCGGACAGCGACGGCATCACCCTGCTCAAGGAATGGGCGAGTTCCGGCCTGCTCACCATGCCGGTGGTGATGATGTCGGGCCACGGCACGATCGACACGGCGGTAGAGGCGACGCGTATCGGCGCATTCGATTTTCTGGAAAAGCCGGTGGCCTTGCAGAAGCTCCTCGCCACGGTGAAACGTGCACTGAAACGCGGCGAGGCTGATTTCCGCGGCGGCCTTGGCCTTTCCAGCCTGGGCAACAGCGCCATGATCAACGAGTTGCAGAAGCGCCTCGAGCAGGTAGCGAACCTCGCCACCCCGCTTTTGTTGCTGGGCGAAAAGGGAGCCGGCGCCGAACTGTGCGCGCGTTTCCTGCACCAGGCCAACACGCCGCTGGTCGTGCCGGAAACGTCGGTATGGCTGGCGGAAGACCCGCTCGAAGTGCTCGAACAGGCACGCGACGGCGTGCTGTTCGTGACGGAAATCGCCACCCTCAACAAGCTCGAGCAGAAGGGTCTGCTCTTCGTGCTGGGCCGGCTGGAAAAAAGCAATGTACGGCTGGTATGCGCCGCAAGCGAGCCGCTGCCGTTACTGGTCGAGGAAGGTCGCTTCGATGCAGGCCTGTTTCAGGCGCTGTGCGGACTGACTTTGAGCGTTCCCGCGCTGCGCGAGCACCGCGAGGATGTTCCCGAGCTTGCCAACCGCATTCTGGCGCAATATGTCGAAGCCAAGGAAGCGCCCCCGCGCCATTTCAGTGTGGCTGCGCTGAACGCGTTGCGCAATGAAAACTGGCCGGGCAACCTGCCACAGCTCAACAACGTGGTGAAAACGCTGGCCCTTACCAGCCTCAACGAGGAAATCACGCCTCAGGACGTGAACCGGGTGCTGGCCCAGTTTGCCACCCCCGCCGTGGCAGAAACGCTGCCCGGACTGCCTCTCGACCTGCCCTTGCGTGAAGTGCGTGACATGTTCGAACGCGCCTATTTCGAGCACCATATTGCCAAGGCCGGGGGCAATATGAGCCGGGTGGCCGAGAATGTGGGTCTGGAGCGCACCCATCTGTACCGCAAGCTGAAGCAACTCGGGGTCCGGTTTTCCCGCAAGACGGAAGAGTAG
- the trkA gene encoding Trk system potassium transporter TrkA yields the protein MKIVILGAGQVGASVAENLVRESNDITVVDIDPAKLQILQDRFDLRTVHGFASHPEVLRQAGMEDADMLLAVTQSDEVNLVACKLAHTLFNTPTKIARIRCTEYLAHEGLFSPENFAVDYIISPEEVLTDYIRKLIEYPEALQVLDFADGKVRLAAVRAFHGGPLVGRELQYLRKHMPHIDTRVAAIFRQNHPIIPEGKTVIEAGDELFLIAAAENIRAVMREMRRRDKAAKRVMIAGGGNIGRRLARSLEHQYQVKLIDHNKKNSERLAAELSSTLILFGDATDPDLLQAENVEDMDVFCALTNDDENNIMAALLAKRMGARKVIALINRSAYVDLVQGGQIDIAISPAQATIGSLLAHVRRGDMAVVHSLRRGAAEALEAIAHGDAKTSKVVGKRVEQIDLPRGATIGAVVRGEEVLIAHHDTVIESEDHVIIFVVNKQMISKIEKLFQVGIGFFG from the coding sequence GTGAAAATCGTGATTCTGGGCGCCGGGCAGGTCGGTGCGTCGGTGGCGGAAAACCTAGTGCGGGAGTCCAACGACATCACCGTGGTGGACATCGATCCCGCCAAGCTGCAGATCCTGCAGGATCGCTTCGATCTGCGCACCGTGCATGGCTTTGCCTCGCATCCCGAAGTGCTGCGCCAGGCCGGCATGGAAGATGCCGACATGCTGTTGGCCGTGACGCAGAGCGACGAGGTCAACCTGGTGGCCTGCAAGCTTGCCCACACCCTGTTCAATACACCGACCAAAATTGCCCGTATCCGTTGCACCGAGTATCTTGCCCATGAAGGATTGTTTTCCCCCGAGAACTTCGCAGTGGACTACATCATCAGCCCGGAAGAGGTGCTGACGGACTACATTCGCAAGCTGATCGAATACCCCGAAGCCTTGCAGGTACTGGATTTTGCCGATGGCAAGGTGCGTTTGGCTGCAGTGCGCGCATTTCACGGCGGCCCGCTGGTGGGGCGCGAGTTGCAATACCTGCGCAAGCACATGCCCCACATCGATACCCGCGTGGCGGCGATTTTCCGCCAGAACCACCCCATCATTCCGGAAGGCAAGACGGTGATCGAGGCGGGGGATGAATTGTTTCTAATTGCCGCGGCGGAAAATATCCGCGCTGTGATGCGGGAAATGCGTCGTCGCGACAAAGCGGCCAAGCGGGTCATGATCGCGGGCGGGGGCAACATCGGCCGGCGCCTGGCCAGGAGCCTGGAGCATCAGTATCAGGTCAAGCTCATCGACCACAACAAGAAAAACAGCGAGCGCCTTGCCGCCGAGCTGTCCAGCACCCTGATCCTGTTCGGGGACGCGACAGACCCGGATCTGCTACAGGCGGAAAACGTTGAAGACATGGACGTTTTTTGTGCGCTTACCAATGACGACGAAAACAACATCATGGCCGCCCTGCTGGCCAAGCGTATGGGCGCGCGCAAAGTCATCGCCCTGATCAACCGCAGCGCCTATGTGGATTTGGTGCAAGGGGGGCAGATCGACATTGCCATCTCTCCTGCCCAAGCCACCATCGGCAGCCTTCTGGCCCATGTCCGGCGTGGGGATATGGCGGTGGTCCACTCCCTGCGGCGCGGCGCGGCGGAGGCGCTGGAGGCTATTGCCCATGGCGACGCCAAGACGTCAAAAGTAGTCGGCAAGCGCGTGGAACAGATAGACTTGCCGCGCGGCGCCACGATAGGCGCCGTCGTTCGTGGCGAAGAGGTGCTGATCGCCCACCACGACACAGTGATCGAGAGCGAAGACCATGTCATTATCTTCGTGGTGAACAAACAAATGATCTCCAAGATCGAGAAACTGTTCCAGGTTGGCATCGGGTTCTTCGGATGA
- the rsmB gene encoding 16S rRNA (cytosine(967)-C(5))-methyltransferase RsmB, whose product MLDAQRLAALAVAQVLAGRNLNQVLQKELARHPQLTPQQRAMLQDLSYGTLRHYGTLQAVLGALLQKPLQDESIRALLLVALYQLAYTHTQSHAVVDHAVRVTVQALRKTSAKGLVNAILRNFLRRREALLADAAAAGEEARHGHPQWWIDKLRSQYPQQWEEILACGNQHPPMALRVNRRLGNAQAYLDQLSQVGIVGRALAQSGILLEQPVAVDRLPGFSAGQVSVQDGGAQLAASLLDVADGMRVLDACSAPGGKTAHLLELADLDLTALDHDSKRLQKVEQNLRRLGFKAECLVGDAAEPQKWWNGKPFQRILADVPCSASGVVRRHPDIKWLRRESDIAQFAAQQAAILDALWRCLEQGGKLLYVTCSVFAEENSRQVAAFLQRHGDAELLPLPGRAEQDLQLLPDQEHDGFYYALLAKL is encoded by the coding sequence GTGCTTGACGCGCAGCGGCTCGCCGCCTTGGCGGTCGCCCAGGTTCTGGCCGGGCGCAATCTCAATCAGGTGCTGCAGAAAGAACTTGCGCGTCATCCTCAACTGACGCCGCAGCAGCGCGCGATGCTGCAGGACCTGAGTTACGGCACGCTACGCCACTACGGCACGCTGCAGGCGGTCCTCGGCGCCTTGCTGCAAAAACCGCTGCAGGACGAGAGTATTCGCGCCCTGCTGCTGGTGGCGCTATACCAACTGGCCTATACCCACACCCAGTCCCATGCCGTGGTGGACCATGCGGTGCGGGTCACGGTGCAGGCGCTGCGCAAAACTTCCGCCAAGGGGCTGGTCAACGCCATCCTGCGCAATTTCCTGCGCCGCCGCGAGGCATTGCTGGCCGATGCCGCGGCTGCCGGCGAGGAGGCGCGCCATGGCCACCCCCAGTGGTGGATAGATAAATTGCGTTCTCAGTACCCGCAGCAGTGGGAGGAAATCCTCGCCTGCGGCAACCAGCACCCTCCTATGGCGCTGCGCGTGAACCGCCGTTTGGGCAACGCGCAAGCCTACCTGGACCAGCTTTCCCAGGTCGGTATCGTGGGGCGTGCCTTGGCGCAGAGCGGTATCCTGCTGGAGCAGCCGGTTGCCGTGGACAGATTGCCGGGCTTTTCCGCCGGACAGGTCTCGGTGCAGGATGGAGGTGCGCAGCTTGCCGCCAGCCTGCTCGACGTGGCTGACGGCATGCGGGTGTTGGACGCCTGTTCTGCGCCGGGCGGCAAGACCGCGCATTTGCTGGAGCTGGCCGATCTTGACTTGACCGCTCTGGATCACGACAGCAAGCGACTGCAGAAAGTGGAACAGAATCTGCGTCGTCTTGGATTTAAAGCCGAATGCCTGGTCGGTGATGCCGCCGAGCCACAGAAATGGTGGAACGGCAAACCCTTCCAGCGCATTCTCGCCGATGTGCCATGCAGTGCTTCCGGCGTGGTGCGCCGTCACCCGGACATCAAGTGGCTGCGTCGCGAAAGCGACATCGCCCAGTTCGCGGCGCAACAGGCGGCTATATTGGATGCGCTGTGGCGTTGCCTGGAGCAAGGTGGTAAATTGCTCTACGTGACCTGTTCCGTATTTGCCGAAGAAAACAGCCGGCAAGTCGCGGCCTTTCTGCAACGCCATGGCGATGCAGAATTGCTGCCCTTGCCAGGCCGCGCGGAGCAGGACCTGCAACTCTTACCCGATCAAGAACATGATGGCTTTTATTACGCCCTTCTCGCCAAACTTTAG